Below is a genomic region from Molothrus aeneus isolate 106 chromosome 5, BPBGC_Maene_1.0, whole genome shotgun sequence.
CTTTACactgttaaaagaaaaacatgttcAAATAAATTTGACATTATGACACATTCACATATTTCACTTAGAACTGACAGTTATACAGATGCCTACATGTGATCACAGATGTCTCCTGTTGTGATGACACGAATAAAAAGGTAATCCGAATGTTTATCTCACAGTAGAGGGCAACCCAGAAGTCTGTGCAGAAGTGACATATAAGGAGTTATTATCTGGAAGAGGGGGAACCACAGAGTTTCCATTAGTGGGTGAACAGCTCAGTTTCAGTTTTTCCAAGTATTCTGCATGAACAGGCTTGTGACACTGAAGGACCTTGATTGCATCTTCTACTTTAAAccattctcttttccttcctgaatCCACAAGAAAGAACAGAGTTATAAAATGTTAACAGCACTATTGGTTACTATCTAGTTATTCACTTTTTCTCAGTTCTTTGGAAGTTGAAGTTGTCAGgcaaaagagtgaaaaaaaagacCTCTGAAAGAACTGATTAACCCAAGAGATTCACTCAGGCTTACTGAAATGCAATTCATAATAAGGACTTTCAGGTAACTCTCTTGAAGCAGATAGTGGACAGAGACTCATATGACTCTTTATATGCTCCAAAAGCCCCAGCTGGTCATTAGAGGAAAGTGTGATGTTGTTTAAATTACTAGATACTGCCATCCTACACTGTTGTGCCTAGCAGAAAACCAATCTTGAGACTGAACATGCATGCATGAGAATGGCTTGGTCTGATTTCAAAAGCCATGGTCCATACTCCAAGTCTCCATATGCATCCATCTATGGAGTTATTCAGGTTAGGTgtgagttttaaaaaataatataccTTGTATCAGACATGTTTATGTAAGTTTCAAGACTTTACTAAGATCACTTAAGACCATCTTACTTTTACAAGCTGGTCCTTTAAAATTCAAAGTCTCTGAAAATACATATAGCAAGGTCAATGATGGTCTTGTTAAAATggaaggaattttattttttatttggttttacaGCATTGTATGTACTGTGCTTGAATATACATAAACCACTTATTTAAGATCAAGGACACTTTCAAAAACACCCTAGAGTATCAGACAGTAAAACATTCTactttttagggaaaaaacaaTTTGGCAGTATAGTATTTGgcctttaaaaaattacaatgtTTATTTTGTCATAATGCTATAACAATTAGAGTATTCTAAGAATAAGAGTAACACTATGTTGGAAGCAACCCTAGTTATGTATTAAAGTGTGCAAGAACAGCATGCCTTGAATTTTTCAAGAACAGAATTAGTATTCCCCCTGAATTACCCAAACTGcttaagaaaaatgaagagtttGCTCACAACATTTTTAAGTGTAGCACATAAGGACAGAGAATTAGTTTACCTATATTAACTGAATCCTCCCAGTCTTCCAGTATTTCTGTCACAGTAAGAACATAAACGTACGTCCTATGCTTCCGATCCTGGTTCTGCTTGAATATGAGAAGTACAAGTTTAAATTCTCATCTAAGTAACTTACAGACTTACCACAACTACAAGACAGAAATTACTTACCTCTAAAGGATAGTTGCCAGCAACCCTGACTTTCATTTTCACTAAATAAACATCTGTACTGATGAGACCCAAAATAATGGGAAAAcctaaattttatttgaaacagctattttcttttactagactaaaaaaaaatgaaccaaacCAAAGACAATACAAACAATTTTGAAGATTATGAAGTTCTGACCAAAGTGTCATCCAGCTAAATATTAGCATTATCCACTAGTACTGCCCTGGATAATTACTAGTACTTATCTTTTACATATGTTGTAAATTACC
It encodes:
- the NUDT4 gene encoding diphosphoinositol polyphosphate phosphohydrolase 2 isoform X2 gives rise to the protein MMKFKPNQTRTYDREGYKKRAACLCFRSEREDEVLLVSSSRYPDQWIVPGGGMEPEEEPGGAAVREVYEEAGVKGKLGRLLGIFENQDRKHRTYVYVLTVTEILEDWEDSVNIGRKREWFKVEDAIKVLQCHKPVHAEYLEKLKLSCSPTNGNSVVPPLPDNNSLYVTSAQTSGLPSTVR
- the NUDT4 gene encoding diphosphoinositol polyphosphate phosphohydrolase 2 isoform X1; translation: MMKFKPNQTRTYDREGYKKRAACLCFRSEREDEVLLVSSSRYPDQWIVPGGGMEPEEEPGGAAVREVYEEAGVKGKLGRLLGIFEQNQDRKHRTYVYVLTVTEILEDWEDSVNIGRKREWFKVEDAIKVLQCHKPVHAEYLEKLKLSCSPTNGNSVVPPLPDNNSLYVTSAQTSGLPSTVR